Proteins found in one candidate division WOR-3 bacterium genomic segment:
- a CDS encoding ankyrin repeat domain-containing protein, with amino-acid sequence MKRRAFLKWISLSMVILFLFSCSASITQETTNWINSLEDVSSYPEGKERYNYALRKACDQGEASIAEELIKAGADVNSGDEWNWTPLHYATREGYTEIVQMLLKNGADVTLRGKTSVDDYTAGYWIPLHLAAYNGRYEVSKILLDNGADVNSRVWGDSGDTPLHIASREDFFEVVELLLDRGASINSRNEYGETPLFAASEWGNLIVVQELLSAGASVDISDIAGVTPLHMACNYGHFLVVKELLSTGADVNAEKENGWTALHYASREGFSDIVDLLISSGANLTAEGKTSIDEVTVGYWTPLHLSAYNGETNILIKLIEAGSDVNCIAGGDSGVAPIHLAVSEGFIETAQTLVTRGADLNIKNSRGWTPLHYASQYGYIEIANSLISAGAQVNPENDENHTPLFYANQAGHVEIQELLKNRGGVSQ; translated from the coding sequence ATGAAGCGTCGTGCTTTTTTAAAATGGATTTCTTTATCCATGGTTATTTTGTTTTTGTTTTCATGCAGCGCGAGTATAACTCAAGAGACGACCAACTGGATAAACAGCCTTGAAGACGTTTCTTCCTATCCCGAAGGTAAGGAAAGGTACAACTACGCCCTGAGAAAAGCCTGTGATCAGGGAGAAGCATCCATCGCCGAAGAGTTGATAAAAGCCGGCGCTGACGTGAATTCCGGAGACGAATGGAACTGGACTCCTCTTCACTACGCTACGAGAGAAGGGTACACAGAAATAGTTCAAATGCTGTTAAAAAACGGTGCTGATGTTACTTTAAGGGGTAAAACATCGGTGGACGACTACACCGCCGGCTATTGGATTCCCCTTCACCTTGCCGCTTACAACGGAAGATATGAAGTGTCAAAAATACTCCTCGACAACGGCGCGGATGTCAATTCACGCGTGTGGGGAGATTCCGGAGACACTCCGCTGCACATCGCATCACGAGAAGATTTTTTTGAAGTTGTCGAGCTATTGTTGGATAGAGGTGCGAGCATCAATTCGAGAAACGAATACGGAGAAACTCCTCTTTTTGCCGCTTCAGAATGGGGAAACCTCATAGTAGTTCAGGAACTCCTCTCGGCAGGGGCTTCTGTGGACATTTCAGATATTGCCGGCGTCACGCCCCTTCATATGGCATGCAATTACGGACATTTTCTGGTCGTGAAAGAGCTTCTATCGACAGGCGCTGATGTAAACGCCGAAAAGGAAAATGGCTGGACGGCTCTTCATTACGCTTCGAGGGAAGGTTTTTCAGATATAGTCGATCTTCTAATTTCATCCGGGGCGAACTTGACGGCAGAAGGAAAAACTTCGATAGATGAAGTCACCGTAGGTTATTGGACGCCTCTTCATTTGTCTGCATACAACGGGGAAACAAATATTCTAATAAAGCTTATTGAAGCGGGTTCTGATGTAAACTGTATAGCTGGAGGGGATTCAGGCGTGGCTCCAATTCATTTGGCGGTGTCCGAGGGTTTCATCGAAACAGCCCAGACATTGGTAACAAGAGGTGCCGATTTGAACATTAAGAACTCCAGAGGCTGGACACCTCTTCACTATGCCTCTCAATACGGATACATTGAAATAGCCAACTCACTTATTTCAGCGGGAGCGCAAGTGAATCCGGAAAATGATGAAAATCACACTCCTTTGTTTTACGCGAACCAGGCCGGCCATGTCGAGATACAGGAACTGCTCAAAAACAGAGGCGGCGTCAGTCAATAA